The Takifugu rubripes chromosome 7, fTakRub1.2, whole genome shotgun sequence genome has a segment encoding these proteins:
- the yrdc gene encoding threonylcarbamoyl-AMP synthase isoform X1, producing the protein MNYFIYRRSFHCCRDRHILTTAFRLGTDMCKEIKTKVLRLSSTNANGPSLCRQGLTDVDDDNDDKILSWTKKCLKEGHVVALPTDTIYGLACLAQNSEAIRKIYDIKGRNQQKPLAICVGQIQDVYNYCNVLVQKSLLHDLLPGPVTLVFERSDVLNTDLNPFTSLVGVRIPQHDFMRRLCQMCGEPLALTSANISSHTSTVAVHEFQELWPNLAVVVDGGPVGGQSRLGSTVVDLSVRGKYRIIRQGCALTSTIDVLEHKHGLLQNSGR; encoded by the exons ATGAACTATTTTATTTATCGTCGGAGTTTTCATTGTTGTAGAGACCGACACATTTTAACCACGGCGTTTCGACTCGGAACGGACATGTGTAAAGAAATCAAGACAAAAGTTCTGCGTCTGTCATCGACTAATGCCAACGGACCGTCTCTCTGCCGGCAGGGCCTTACCG ATgttgatgatgacaatgatgacaAAATCCTGAGTTGGACCAAGAAATGTCTGAAGGAGGGCCATGTAGTCGCCTTGCCCACAGACACCATCTACGGCCTGGCCTGCTTGGCCCAAAACTCTGAAGCCATCAGGAAAATATATGACATCAAAGGACGAAATCAACAGAAACCACTGGCCATTTGTGTTGGGCAAATTCAAGATGTCTACAA CTACTGTAACGTATTGGTGCAGAAGTCGCTGTTACATGACCTGCTGCCTGGTCCCGTCACTCTTGTATTTGAAAGATCAGACGTACTCAACACAGACCTCAACCCTTTTACTTCA CTTGTAGGTGTACGTATCCCACAACACGATTTCATGAGACGTCTGTGCCAGATGTGCGGGGAGCCACTTGCACTTACCAGTGCAAACATCAGCTCGCACACCAGCACAGTGGCTGTACAT GAATTTCAGGAGCTCTGGCCAAATCTTGCAGTGGTGGTGGATGGTGGACCAGTCGGAGGCCAAAGCCGCCTCGGGTCAACAGTGGTTGACCTATCAGTGCGTGGCAAATACCGCATCATTAGACAGGGCTG TGCCCTTACTTCTACTATTGATGTGTTGGAGCACAAACATGGACTGTTGCAGAACTCTGGGAGATAG
- the yrdc gene encoding threonylcarbamoyl-AMP synthase isoform X2, producing MNYFIYRRSFHCCRDRHILTTAFRLGTDMCKEIKTKVLRLSSTNANGPSLCRQGLTDVDDDNDDKILSWTKKCLKEGHVVALPTDTIYGLACLAQNSEAIRKIYDIKGRNQQKPLAICVGQIQDVYNYCNVLVQKSLLHDLLPGPVTLVFERSDVLNTDLNPFTSLVGVRIPQHDFMRRLCQMCGEPLALTSANISSHTSTVAVHPLLTFCFSAEGISGALAKSCSGGGWWTSRRPKPPRVNSG from the exons ATGAACTATTTTATTTATCGTCGGAGTTTTCATTGTTGTAGAGACCGACACATTTTAACCACGGCGTTTCGACTCGGAACGGACATGTGTAAAGAAATCAAGACAAAAGTTCTGCGTCTGTCATCGACTAATGCCAACGGACCGTCTCTCTGCCGGCAGGGCCTTACCG ATgttgatgatgacaatgatgacaAAATCCTGAGTTGGACCAAGAAATGTCTGAAGGAGGGCCATGTAGTCGCCTTGCCCACAGACACCATCTACGGCCTGGCCTGCTTGGCCCAAAACTCTGAAGCCATCAGGAAAATATATGACATCAAAGGACGAAATCAACAGAAACCACTGGCCATTTGTGTTGGGCAAATTCAAGATGTCTACAA CTACTGTAACGTATTGGTGCAGAAGTCGCTGTTACATGACCTGCTGCCTGGTCCCGTCACTCTTGTATTTGAAAGATCAGACGTACTCAACACAGACCTCAACCCTTTTACTTCA CTTGTAGGTGTACGTATCCCACAACACGATTTCATGAGACGTCTGTGCCAGATGTGCGGGGAGCCACTTGCACTTACCAGTGCAAACATCAGCTCGCACACCAGCACAGTGGCTGTACAT CCTCTGCTCACTTTTTGTTTTTCCGCTGAAGGAATTTCAGGAGCTCTGGCCAAATCTTGCAGTGGTGGTGGATGGTGGACCAGTCGGAGGCCAAAGCCGCCTCGGGTCAACAGTGGTTGA
- the LOC115250478 gene encoding glycoprotein endo-alpha-1,2-mannosidase-like — protein MSCCWCRVHFPEDEYILDRDAENSGRSTASDTVLVLSWYPPGLAEDNREISEDLVSSILDAAYRHNLKVNLRCRSTLSGWNSKQIACH, from the exons ATGAGTTGCTGCTGGTGCCGTGTTCACTTTCCGGAGGACGAATACATTCTTGATCGGGACGCGGAAAACAGCGGGAGATCAACGGCGTCAGACACA GTCCTGGTCCTGTCATGGTATCCCCCAGGTCTTGCAGAGGACAACAGGGAAATCAGTGAGGATTTGGTATCAAGTATATTGGATGCTGCATACAGACACAACCTTAAAGTAAACCTCAGATGCAGAAGCACACTGTCAGGCTGGAACTCTAAGCAGATTG CTTGTCATTAA